From a single Stomoxys calcitrans chromosome 4, idStoCalc2.1, whole genome shotgun sequence genomic region:
- the LOC106081197 gene encoding uncharacterized protein LOC106081197: protein MWKKIVVLLAIWAFLVGTVMSFPQQQGGNSWPPPPPNGARPSGPPPNGPPPSGMPPRGPPPNGAPPPSTTAATSTS, encoded by the exons ATGTGGAAAAAGATTGTAGTGCTCTTAGCCATTTGGGCATTTTTAGTGGGAACTGTTATG AGTTTTCCCCAACAACAAGGTGGCAATTCCTGGCCTCCACCACCTCCCAATGGGGCCAGACCTAGTGGTCCACCACCAAATGGTCCTCCTCCCAGCGGCATGCCACCTAGAG GACCTCCTCCAAATGGCGCTCCACCACCTTCTACCACAGCTGCTACCTCGACCAGTTAA
- the LOC131997327 gene encoding uncharacterized protein LOC131997327 gives MGKSSTSSTPKCRICEERHFLKHCPKFQRMPVSERRKVIREKGFCFNCLCTAHTRSWCPSRQKCMVCQQNHHTMVHTDDKSSGTKQQNRNAHFKTKGNGRSDSALRETPVASSRQKHLNERLSRRPTMHVFLPTALARIVTSTGPKKARLLLSSGEAQTVVLKELVERLNVRTTKRDGKEYCCLNLESYHDPLIKIQIHGLVKSQFHTVLPKATNEPKLKALYDHLTDLADPHFFHPSNIEIIVANDQLSKVLRAGLIQSSSNMPLVQSTIFGWVISGACHY, from the exons ATGGGAAAAAG ctcaacatctagCACACCAAAGTGTCGTATCTGCGAGGAAAGACATTTCCTAaaacattgtcccaaatttcaacgtatGCCTGTCTCGGAACGAcggaaggtcataagagaaaaaGGCTTTTGTTTCAATTGCCTATGCACTGCACATACACGAAGCTGGTGCCCATCCAGGCAAAAGTGCATGGTATGCCAACAAAATCACCACACTATGGTTCATACCGACGACAAATCCTCTGGAACCAAACAACAAAATCGGAATGCCCATTTTAAGACGAAAGGAAACGGAAGAAGCGATTCAGCTCTTCGGGAAACACCTGTAGCCTCTAGCCGTCAGAAACACTTAAATGAGCGTTTGAGCCGACGTCCAACAATGCACGTTTTCCTTCCTACTGCTCTTGCTCGGATCGTGACATCTACTGGTCCAAAAAAAGCGCGATTGCTGCTTAGCTCTGGAGAAGCTCAGACCGTGGTTTTGAAAGAATTGGTCGAACGCCTTAATGTTCGCACTACTAAGCGAGATGGCAAAGAGTATTGCTGCTTAAATCTGGAATCGTATCATGACCCTTTAATAAAAATTCAGATTCATGGTTTAGTAAAATCTCAATTTCACACCGTGCTACCAAAAGCCACTAATGAGCCAAAACTTAAAGCGTTGTATGACCATCTAACCGACCTGGCAGACCCACATTTTTTTCACCCATCGAATATTGAAATCATTGTGGCGAATGATCAACTATCCAAAGTTTTACGAGCTGGCCTAATCCAATCGTCTTCCAATATGCCACTAGTACAGAGTACCATCTTTGGCTGGGTCATCTCAGGTGCTTGTCACTACTGA